A single region of the Raphanus sativus cultivar WK10039 chromosome 1, ASM80110v3, whole genome shotgun sequence genome encodes:
- the LOC130495788 gene encoding uncharacterized protein LOC130495788: MLLDQIAKGMIVESAETLLNGSFDELEDPTDLPDAILAVIGKTFTFGISVEKEHVLYGSEIYKVGKIYRQSQVVFTESANGESSESDQDLALTSGENSVNLIDNEEHLGGVSTPSTTPSTKRKGGWSDAPPDFTSTSKNLRLKTIKVEK; the protein is encoded by the exons ATGTTACTTGACCAAATTGCCAAGGGAATGATCGTCGAATCAGCTGAGACTCTCTTGAATGGATCATTTGATGAG CTTGAGGATCCTACAGATTTGCCTGACGCCATCCTTGCTGTCATTGGAAAGACTTTCACATTTGGAATTTCTGTGGAAAAGGAACATGTTTTGTATGGATCTGAAATCTACAAGGTTGGGAAAATCTACCGTCAAAGTCAAGTTGTTTTCACTGAGTCAGCTAATGGTGAGAGTTCCGAGTCTGATCAAGATCTCGCTCTTACAAGTGGAGAG AACTCTGTCAATCTCATTGACAATGAAGAACACCTTGGTGGAGTGTCCACACCATCCACCACACCATCCACGAAGAGAAAGGGAGGATGGTCAGACGCACCACCAGATTTCACTTCGACATCAAAGAATCTTCGCTTAAAAACTATCAAGGTGGAAAAATGA